The Pseudomonas aeruginosa genome includes the window GGGTCGAGGTCACTTCGTCGCTGGCGGCGGCCTCGATCGAGATGTCCGAGGTGCTGAAGCTGAAGACCCGGCACATGGAACTGGTCGGCAACCGCATCCGCGTCGACCTCGACGGTTTGTTCCCGCCGCCGCGCCTGGACTTCCGCGTCAGTCGCCTGGCCCTGGCCGACGGCGGCATGCAACTCGCCCTCGGCGACTCCCTGGCCGACCTGCAATGGCCGGCATTACGGGCGCCGGACAGCTACATGTTCATCGAGGGCGGCGATATCAAGATGGCGCGCACCGTGCTGGTCAAGGCCTATGCCCTGTTCACCAGCCTCAGCCCGGGGCAGCCGCTGCTGTTCAATCTCTACGACTACCGGCGGCAACTGCAGAACGGCGTGATCCGCCTGCGCGAGGACGGCATGGTGCAGATCGCCGTGTCGCCGGTGAAGGCGCCGGCGCCGCTGGAGGCACGGCTGTGAGCCGGCGTCCGTGGGGCGTACTGCTTGGCTGTTGCCTGTTGGCGGCCAGCGCGGCCCAGGCCGAAAGCGCCATCGACCGGCAGCAGCGCGAACTGGCCCTGCTGCGCGAGGGCTGGTACCGGCAGGTCCCGCCGGCGCCGGTGCCGCTGCCCATGCGTACGGCCGGGCCGGCGGATTCCGGCCAGGATGGCGTCGGCATACTGCTGCGCAACGTGGACATGTACCTGCGCGGCAACATCGGTTTCCACGTGCCCGAGGTGAAGGGCTGGCTGGTGCCGAACCGGGCCGGCCAGCCGGTGGACTTCGACCGCCCGCAGGACATGCATTTCCAGGTGATGGAGGGTGAGGTGCTGCTCAGCCCGCGGCAGCTGGCCAACCTGTTCAACGAGCACATCCTCGCCTACGACGGGACCATGTTGAAGGACTTCCGCATGAGCAGTGCGGCGGGACGCCTGGAGGTGGAGGGGCGGGTGCGTCCGCTCGGCGTAGGGCCCTGGCTGCCGCTGCGGCTGGGCGGCGGCGTGGAGGTGGACGCGGCCAGCGGCGCGCTGGTCTATCGGCCCGACCAGTTGAAGGTGATCGGTCTGCCGCTGTACGGGGCGATGAGCCTGGTCGGTCTGCCGATGTCGGCGCTGGTCAGCCTCGATCGGCCGGGGGCGAGCCTGGTCGGCAGCGCCATGCGCCTGGACTACCGCAAGGTCTTCCCGCTGCTGGGCATCGATGGCCACGTACAGGAGGCCTGGCTCGACGACCAGGGGCTGCACCTGCGTTTCTCCCAGGCGCCCGGCCAGCCGTCGCCGGTGTTCAGCCCGCCGGCCGCGGCGGGCCCATCCTTCCTCTGGCTACAGTCGGGCGACCTGAAGATCTTCGAAATCCTCATCACCTACGCCCAGGTGCTGCTGAAGACCGAGACCCCGGACCAGGTGCTGACCTTCAACCTGCAGGACTACCGCAAGGTGCTGGCGACCGGCACCACCCAGGTCAACGAGGATGGCACCTTCTTCATGCAGGTGCCGCCGTATGCCAATCCCTTGTAGGCCGGCCCGCACAGTTGGCCTGGAGTCCGCCGGCGCGAGTGTTTATCCTCGCGCCTTTGTCCTTCCACGATGAGGTAACCCCATGGCACGACCGCTGGCGATGATCGCCGCCCTTGGCGAGAACCGCGCGATCGGCATCGACAACCGCCTGCCCTGGCGCCTGCCGGCCGACCTCAAGCATTTCAAGGCGATGACCCTCGGCAAGCCGGTGATCATGGGGCGCAAGACCTGGGACTCGCTGGGTCGGCCGCTGCCGGGCCGGCTCAACCTGGTGGTCAGTCGCCAGGCCGGCCTGGCACTGGAGGGTGCGGAAGTGTTCGCCAGCCTGGACGCCGCGCTGGCGCGCGCCGAGGCGTGGGCGCAGGCGGAGGACGCCGACGAACTGATGCTGATCGGCGGCGCCCAGCTCTATGCCGAGGCCTTGCCGCGCGCCGCGCGCCTCTACCTGACCCGGGTGGGCCTGGCGCCGGAAGGCGACGCCTTTTTCCCCGAGATCGATGGCGCGGCCTGGCGCCTGGCGTCGAGCATCGAACACGCCGCGGCTGACGATGCGCCTGCCTACGCCTTCGAGGTATGGGAGCGCCGCTGACGGTTCCAGGCGGGGTCAGAGGGTGATCAGCTCCGCCTCGATCTTCTTCCCCGCCACTTCCAGCACGCCGATCCCGATCGGCAAGCTGAAGCGCCGCGGTCCGGCGCTGCCCGGGTTGAGGTAGAGCACGCCGTCGCGCTCTTCCTTCAGCGGCTTGTGCGAATGTCCGGCGACCACCACGTCGATGCCTTCGGCGGCCGGGTCGAGGTCGAGTCGCTTGAGGTCGTGCAGCACGTAGAGGGTCAGCCGGCCGATCTTCAACAGCAGGCGCTCGGGGATGTCCGCCGCCCAGTCCTGGGTGTCGTTGTTACCGCGCACCACCGAGAGCGGCGCCAGGCGTTCCAGCTCGGCGAGGATTTCCGGCTTGCCGATGTCGCCGGCATGGATCAACTGGTCGCAGCCGCGCAACCGTTCCAGCGCCTCGGGCCGGAGCAGGCCATGGGTGTCGGCGATCAGGCCGATGCGCAACGGGCGGCGGGACTGGGGCATGGGCGCGGGTCCGGGTTGCGGGACGGAAGAGGGTGGCCGACGGGCATGGCCATGCCGTCGATCATACCCAACCATTGGCCGGGTACGAAAACCCTTCGGCGAAAACCGCGACGCCACCCGGAGGTGGCGCCGCGCCTATCAGTGTGCGGCCTTCTGGACCGGGCTTTCCGGCAGGAACCAGTTCAGCAGCAGGGCGCAGATGCCGCCGGTGGCGACCCCGGACTCCAGCACGTTGCGCAGCGCCGCGGGCATGTGCGCGAGGAACTCCGGCACCTGCGAAACGCCCAGGCCGAGGGCCAGGGATACGGCGATGATCAGCAGGGCACGGCGGTCCAGCTGGATGCCGGCGAGGATGTTGATGCCCGAAGCGGCCACCGCGCCGAACATCACCATCGCCGCGCCGCCCAGTACCGGTTCCGGCACCGCCTGGATGACCCCGGCGACGCTCGGGAACAGGCCGAGCAGGACCAGCATGGCGGCGATCCAGAGGCCGACGTAGCGGCTGGCCACGCCGGTGAGCTGGATCACCCCGTTGTTCTGGGCGAACACTGAGCTGGGGAAGGTATTGAAGATACCGGCGAGGAACGAGTTGGCGCCGTTGACCAGCACGCCGCCCTTGATCCGCTGCATCCACAGCGGGCCTTCCACCGGTTGCTTCGACACCTTGCTGGTGGCGGTGACGTCGCCGATGGCTTCCAGGGAGGTGACCAGGTAGATCACCAGCATCGGGATGAACAGCGGCCAGGAGAAGTCCAGGCCGAAGTGCAGCGGGGTCGGTACCTGGAACAGCTCGGCCTGGTGCATGCCGGTGAAGTCCAGGCGACCGAGGTAGCCGGCCAGCGCGTAGCCGACGGCCAGGGCGATGACGATGGCGCAACTGCGCATCCATACCACCGGGATGCGGTTGAGCACCACGATGATGCCCAGCACCACGCCGGACAGCAGCAGGTTCTCGCCGTTGGCGAAGGTGCCGTTGGACATCGCCGAGAAGCCGCCGCCCATGCTGATCAGGCCGACCTTGATCAGGGTCAGGCCGATCATCAGCACGACGATGCCGGTCACCAGCGGGGTGATCAGCCGCTTGACGAACGGCAGTATGCGCGAGATGCCCATCTCGACGAAGGAGCCGGCGATGACCACGCCGAAGATCGCCGCCATCACGCTTTCCACCGGCGTGCCCTGCTTGACCATCAGCGCCCCGCCGGCGATCAGCGGGCCGACGAAGTTGAAGCTGGTGCCCTGGACGATCAACAGTCCGGCGCCGAACGGGCCGAAGCGCTTGCACTGGACGAAGGTGGCGATGCCGGAGATCACCAGCGACATCGACACGATCAGATTGGTGTCGCGCGGCGATACGCCCAGCGCCTGGCAGATCAGCAGGCCGGGGGTAACGATCGGCACGATGATCGCCAGCAGGTGCTGGAGGGCGGCGAGCAGGGCGATGGGAGCGCTGGGACGGTCGTCCAGGCCATAGACCAGGTCGTTGCGGGCGCTGGCGTCCGACGGGCTTTGCAGGGAACTCATGGTGGCGGTCCGGGGAAAAAGAGCGCGATTTTACTGGGCGAACACGGTCTCGCCCAGGCCTGGCTGCGCCGCATGTCGGCGGATAACGCCGGTGGCGTATGCGCCCTGCGGTTGGAGCGTGGGTGAGCGGTAGGGCGAATGACCGCTTGCGATTATCCGCCATTCGGCGCGCGTACGCGTGAATGAAAAAGCCCGGCGCGGGACCGGGCTTTTTTCGTCGCTGGACGATTCAGCCGTCCAGCAGCGCCTTGTTGCGTACCGCGCCCTTGTCGGCGCTGGTGGCGAGCAGGGCGTAGGCCTTGAGCGCGGTGCTGACGCGGCGGGCACGCGGCGCGGCCGGCTTCCAGCCCTTCTTGTCCTGTTCGGCGCGGCGTGCGGCGAGTTCTTCGTCGCTGACCAGCAGGTTGATCGAGCGATTGGGAATGTCGATCAGCACCTTGTCGCCGTCCTGCACCAGGCCGATGGCGCCGCCGGCGGCGGCTTCCGGGGAGGCGTGGCCGATGGACAGGCCCGAGGTGCCGCCGGAGAAGCGTCCGTCGGTGAGCAGGGCGCACTGCTTGCCCAGGCCCTTGGACTTCAGGTAGCTGGTCGGATAGAGCATTTCCTGCATGCCCGGCCCGCCCTTCGGTCCTTCGTAGCGGATGATCACGATGTCGCCGGCCTTCACCTCGTCGCCGAGGATGCCTTTCACCGCGGCGTCCTGGCTTTCGAAGATCTTCGCGCTGCCTTCGAACACGTGGATCGACTCGTCGACCCCGGCGGTCTTCACCACGCAGCCGTCGAGAGCGATGTTGCCGTAGAGCACGGCCAGCCCGCCTTCCTTGGAATAGGCATGCTCGACGCTGCGGATGCAGCCCTCGGCGCGGTCGTCGTCCAGGCTCGGCCAGCGGGTGTTCTGGCTGAACGCGGTCTGGGTCGGGATGCCCGCCGGACCGGCCTTGAAGAAGGTGTGCACGGCTTCGTCGCGGGTCTGGGTGATGTCCCACTGGGCGATGGCGTCGGCCATGCTCGGGCTGTGCACGGTGGGGACGTCGGTGTGCAGCAGGCCACCGCGGGCCAGTTCGCCGAGGATGGAGAAGATGCCGCCGGCGCGATGCACGTCTTCCATGTGGTACTTCTGGATGTTCGGCGCCACCTTGCACAGTTGCGGCACCTTGCGCGACAGGCGGTCGATGTCGCGCAGGTCGAACGGCACCTCGGCCTCCTGGGCGGCGGCCAGCAGGTGCAGGATGGTATTGGTCGAGCCGCCCATGGCGATGTCCAGGGTCATGGCGTTCTCGAAGGCCTTGAAGTTGGCGATGTTGCGCGGCAGCACGCTGTCGTCGCCTTCGCCGTAATAGCGCTGGCAGAGTTCCACGGCCAGGCGCCCGGCGCGCAGGAACAGTTGCTCGCGGTCGGCGTGGGTGGCCAGGGTCGAGCCGTTGCCCGGCAGCGACAGGCCGAGCGCCTCGGTCAGGCAGTTCATCGAGTTGGCGGTGAACATGCCGGAGCAGGAGCCGCAGGTCGGGCAGGCGCTGCGCTCGTACTCGGCGACCTTCTCGTCGGAGCAGGAGTCGTCGGCGGCCACCACCATGGCATCGACCAGGTCCAGGCCGTGGCTGGCCAGCTTGGTCTTGCCGGCTTCCATCGGCCCGCCGGAGACGAACACTACCGGGATGTTCAGGCGCAGCGCCGCCATCAGCATGCCGGGGGTGATCTTGTCGCAGTTGGAGATGCAGACGATGGCGTCGGCGCAGTGGGCGTTGACCATGTATTCCACGGAGTCGGCGATGATCTCCCGGCTCGGCAGCGAATAGAGCATGCCGTCGTGGCCCATGGCGATGCCGTCGTCGACGGCGATGGTGTTGAATTCCTTGGCCACGCCGCCGGCCTTCTCGATCTCGCGGGCGACCAGTTGGCCGAGGTCCTTCAGGTGCACGTGGCCGGGCACGAACTGGGTGAAGGAGTTGGCGATGGCGATGATCGGCTTCTTGAAGTCTTCGTCCTTCATCCCGGTGGCGCGCCAGAGGGCGCGGGCGCCGGCCATGTTGCGGCCGTGGGTGGAGGTTTTCGAGCGGTAATCGGGCATGACGATTTCCTGCGGCTAATCAGGTTCGGGTTATGACTGTATCGTGAGCGTCGAAGGAACCGGATGCAAACGGGGAATAGCCGAGTGTACGGAGTTGGCCGGGGTCTGAATGGGGTCACCATTGGCGACGGCCTGGGCTCACTGCCCGCCGGGGGATGATTGGCGAGGAATGCCCGGATTCTAAGCCTAGAGCGGGCGAATGGGGAAGGCTGGCGGTCGGCGGAGCGGCGCGTCGCGACCCGGCTGGCGTCTTGCGCCGCCCGTCGCGCCATGAGCGGCGGTGGCCGTAGGGCGGATGAACGCAGGCGCTCATCCGCCGGGACGGGCTCAGCCGTTGGGCAGCAGCCGGCAGGTCAGGCTCTTGATGTAGCGGGTTTCCGCGATCGCCAGGTGCACCGGATGGTCGGGGCCCTGGCCGCCGCGCTCGAGCAGCTGGATGTTACGGTCGAGATGGCGGGCGCTGCCGATCAGGATGTTCTGCAGGTCGTCCTCGGGCAGGTGCATCGAGCAGGAGGCGCTGACCAGGATGCCGTCCTTGCTCAGCAGGCGCATGGCCTGTTCGTTGAGACGGCGGTAGGCGGCCTCACCGTTCTTCAGGTCCTTCTTGCGCTTGATGAAGGCCGGCGGGTCGGCGATCACCACGTCGAAGCGTTCGTCGGCGGCCTTCAGCTCGCGCAGGGCCTCGAACACGTCGCCCTCGACGCAGGCGACCTTCTCCGCCACGCCGTTCAGTGCCGCGTTGCGCTCGACGCCGTCGAGGGCGAAGGCGGACGCGTCCACGCACATCACTTCGCTGGCGCCGAAGGCGGCGGCCTGGATGCCCCAGCCACCGATATAGCTGAACAGGTCGAGGACCCGCTTGCCCCGCACGTAGGGCGCCAGGCGCGCACGGTTCATGCGGTGGTCGTAGAACCAGCCGGTCTTCTGCCCGGCCAGCACCGGCGCCTCGAACTTCACGCCGTTCTCTTCCAGGGCGACCCACTCCGGCACTTCGCCGTAGGCATTGGCCACGTAGCGCTCCAGGCCCTCGGCGTCGCGCGCGCTGGAGTCGTTCTTCCAGAGCACGGCGGCGGGCTTGAGCACCTGCAGCAGGGCGGCGAGCACCTCGTCCTTGCGCAGTTCCATGGCTGCGGACGCCAGTTGCACCACCAGCACGTCGCCAAAGCGATCGACCACCAGGCCGGGCAGCAGGTCGGAATCGCCGTAGACCAGCCGGTAGAACGGCTTGTCGAAAAGCCGCTCGCGCAGGCTGAGGGCGATGTTGATGCGATGAACCAGCAGCGATTTGTCGAGAACGTGCTTGGTATCACGGGAAATGAGGCGGCCGCAGATGAGATTGTTCGGGCTCAGCGCGACGATGCCCAGCGGCTTGCCGTTGGCCATTTCCAGCACCGCCTGGTCGCCGGCGGCGAAGGCATTCAGCGGCGTCGCGGCGACATCCACCTCGTTGCTGTAGACCCACAGGTGGCCGGCGCGCAGGCGGCGCTCGGCGTTGGCTTTGAGACGCAAGCTGGGCAGGGTCATGGGAAAGGCTCCGGCAAAAGAGCGCGATTATAGCGCAGCGACGGGATTCGCCGCTGCGCGAACGCGGGCCGTTCAGCCGGCGAGGATTTCGATGAATCGACGGTTGAAGGCCGGGATGTCTTCGGGTTTGCGGCTGCTCACCAGCTTGCCGTCCACCGCTACCTCCTGGTCCACCCAGTGGCCGCCGGCGTTGTTGATGTCGTCCTTGAGCGACGGCCAACTGGTCAGGGTACGACCCTGCACCAGGCCGGCGGAGATCAGCAGCCAGGCGCCGTGGCAGATCACCGCCACCGGCTTGCTCGCCTGTTCGGCGCGGATCGCCAGTTCCTGGGCCTTGGCCAGGCTGCGGATCTGGTCGGAATTGATCACCCCGCCGGGCAGCAGCAGGGCGTCGTAGTCGTCCAGGCTGGCGTCTTCGAAGGTGCCGTCGACGCGGAAGGCCTCGGCTGGCTGGTGATGGTTCCAGCCGTGCACCTCGCCGGCCTTGTCGGAAAGAATCCTTACCGTGGCGCCGGCGTCTTCCAGGGCTTTTTTCGGACCGGTCAGTTCGACCTGTTCGAAACCGTCGGTCACCAGGGCGGCGACGACCTTGCCGTGCAGGGATTGGGTCATGGCATGTCTCCCGATATCAGAAGGGGTATTCATTCCGACCCTGGCGGCTGCGGGAAAAGTTCCATGTCCGTTGCCTGGCGCCGCTTTTCCGGCAGAAGCCCGCCCCATGGCGGGGTTCTCCGGGTAAACTGCGCGCACCGTCAACTTTCGCCTCCGTCCTCATGGTCCAAGAACTCACCGCCGAGCAGATCCGCCAGGCCCTGCAAGGCATCAGCGTGCCGCCGCAACCCCAGATCATGGTCGACCTGCAGATGGAGCAGGTCATGCCCAATCCGGACCTGAAGAACATTGCCAGGCTGATCAGCCAGGACCCGGGCCTTTCCGGGGCTCTCCTGAAACTGGTGAACTCGCCGTTCTTCGGCCTGGCCAATCGCATCACTTCGATCCAGCGCGCGGTGAACCTGCTGGGCAGTCGTTCGGTGATCAACCTGATCAACGCCCAGTCGATCAAGGGTGAGATGAGCGACGACACCATCGTCACCCTCAACCGTTTCTGGGACACCGCCCAGGACGTGGCCATGAGCTGCCTCAGCCTGGCCAAGCGGATCGGCTACGAATCGGTGGACGAAGCCTACGCTCTCGGCCTGTTCCACAATTGCGGCATCCCGCTGATGCTCAAGCGCTTCCCGCACTACATGGCGGTGCTGGAAGAGGCCTACGCCGCCGCCAGCGACGAACGCCGGGTGGTGGACACCGAGAACCGCGTGCTGAACACCAACCATGCGGTGGTCGGCTACTACACCGCGCGCTCCTGGCGCCTGCCGGAGCACGTCTGCGAGGCGATCGCCAACCACCACAACGCGTTGTCGATCTTCGGCGACGAATCGGCACGCGATACCCAACTGAAGAACCTGCTGGCGATCCTGAAGATGGCCGAGCACATCTGCGGTTCGCACCGGGTCCTCGGCAACCAGCCGGAAGACCACGAATGGAACAGCATCGGTGCGCTGGTGCTGGACTACGTCGGGCTCACCGACTACGACTTCGAGAACCTCAAGGGCTCGATCCTCGAGCTGGGCGTCGGCCAGGGCAGCTACTGACTGGCCGCGCCGCGGCGCTTCCTGCTAAGGTGCCGCGGTCAACCGGATTGCTGCCGCCATGCCCGAACTACCCGAAGTCGAAACCACCCGCCGGGGCATCGCCCCCTACCTCGAAGGCCAGCGCGTC containing:
- a CDS encoding dihydrofolate reductase, coding for MARPLAMIAALGENRAIGIDNRLPWRLPADLKHFKAMTLGKPVIMGRKTWDSLGRPLPGRLNLVVSRQAGLALEGAEVFASLDAALARAEAWAQAEDADELMLIGGAQLYAEALPRAARLYLTRVGLAPEGDAFFPEIDGAAWRLASSIEHAAADDAPAYAFEVWERR
- a CDS encoding metallophosphoesterase family protein, giving the protein MPQSRRPLRIGLIADTHGLLRPEALERLRGCDQLIHAGDIGKPEILAELERLAPLSVVRGNNDTQDWAADIPERLLLKIGRLTLYVLHDLKRLDLDPAAEGIDVVVAGHSHKPLKEERDGVLYLNPGSAGPRRFSLPIGIGVLEVAGKKIEAELITL
- a CDS encoding nucleobase:cation symporter-2 family protein — protein: MSSLQSPSDASARNDLVYGLDDRPSAPIALLAALQHLLAIIVPIVTPGLLICQALGVSPRDTNLIVSMSLVISGIATFVQCKRFGPFGAGLLIVQGTSFNFVGPLIAGGALMVKQGTPVESVMAAIFGVVIAGSFVEMGISRILPFVKRLITPLVTGIVVLMIGLTLIKVGLISMGGGFSAMSNGTFANGENLLLSGVVLGIIVVLNRIPVVWMRSCAIVIALAVGYALAGYLGRLDFTGMHQAELFQVPTPLHFGLDFSWPLFIPMLVIYLVTSLEAIGDVTATSKVSKQPVEGPLWMQRIKGGVLVNGANSFLAGIFNTFPSSVFAQNNGVIQLTGVASRYVGLWIAAMLVLLGLFPSVAGVIQAVPEPVLGGAAMVMFGAVAASGINILAGIQLDRRALLIIAVSLALGLGVSQVPEFLAHMPAALRNVLESGVATGGICALLLNWFLPESPVQKAAH
- the ilvD gene encoding dihydroxy-acid dehydratase, which encodes MPDYRSKTSTHGRNMAGARALWRATGMKDEDFKKPIIAIANSFTQFVPGHVHLKDLGQLVAREIEKAGGVAKEFNTIAVDDGIAMGHDGMLYSLPSREIIADSVEYMVNAHCADAIVCISNCDKITPGMLMAALRLNIPVVFVSGGPMEAGKTKLASHGLDLVDAMVVAADDSCSDEKVAEYERSACPTCGSCSGMFTANSMNCLTEALGLSLPGNGSTLATHADREQLFLRAGRLAVELCQRYYGEGDDSVLPRNIANFKAFENAMTLDIAMGGSTNTILHLLAAAQEAEVPFDLRDIDRLSRKVPQLCKVAPNIQKYHMEDVHRAGGIFSILGELARGGLLHTDVPTVHSPSMADAIAQWDITQTRDEAVHTFFKAGPAGIPTQTAFSQNTRWPSLDDDRAEGCIRSVEHAYSKEGGLAVLYGNIALDGCVVKTAGVDESIHVFEGSAKIFESQDAAVKGILGDEVKAGDIVIIRYEGPKGGPGMQEMLYPTSYLKSKGLGKQCALLTDGRFSGGTSGLSIGHASPEAAAGGAIGLVQDGDKVLIDIPNRSINLLVSDEELAARRAEQDKKGWKPAAPRARRVSTALKAYALLATSADKGAVRNKALLDG
- a CDS encoding class I SAM-dependent rRNA methyltransferase, which codes for MTLPSLRLKANAERRLRAGHLWVYSNEVDVAATPLNAFAAGDQAVLEMANGKPLGIVALSPNNLICGRLISRDTKHVLDKSLLVHRINIALSLRERLFDKPFYRLVYGDSDLLPGLVVDRFGDVLVVQLASAAMELRKDEVLAALLQVLKPAAVLWKNDSSARDAEGLERYVANAYGEVPEWVALEENGVKFEAPVLAGQKTGWFYDHRMNRARLAPYVRGKRVLDLFSYIGGWGIQAAAFGASEVMCVDASAFALDGVERNAALNGVAEKVACVEGDVFEALRELKAADERFDVVIADPPAFIKRKKDLKNGEAAYRRLNEQAMRLLSKDGILVSASCSMHLPEDDLQNILIGSARHLDRNIQLLERGGQGPDHPVHLAIAETRYIKSLTCRLLPNG
- the pfpI gene encoding protease PfpI, with the protein product MTQSLHGKVVAALVTDGFEQVELTGPKKALEDAGATVRILSDKAGEVHGWNHHQPAEAFRVDGTFEDASLDDYDALLLPGGVINSDQIRSLAKAQELAIRAEQASKPVAVICHGAWLLISAGLVQGRTLTSWPSLKDDINNAGGHWVDQEVAVDGKLVSSRKPEDIPAFNRRFIEILAG
- a CDS encoding HDOD domain-containing protein — protein: MPPQPQIMVDLQMEQVMPNPDLKNIARLISQDPGLSGALLKLVNSPFFGLANRITSIQRAVNLLGSRSVINLINAQSIKGEMSDDTIVTLNRFWDTAQDVAMSCLSLAKRIGYESVDEAYALGLFHNCGIPLMLKRFPHYMAVLEEAYAAASDERRVVDTENRVLNTNHAVVGYYTARSWRLPEHVCEAIANHHNALSIFGDESARDTQLKNLLAILKMAEHICGSHRVLGNQPEDHEWNSIGALVLDYVGLTDYDFENLKGSILELGVGQGSY